The following are from one region of the Stigmatella ashevillena genome:
- a CDS encoding ComEC/Rec2 family competence protein: MVLPPRLCLLFILLLASVGRAAPTPAPLPAGKPLTVYFFDVGQGDAALVVSPAGKTVLIDSGPPEAGPQLVSRLRQLVHAPLDLVILTHPHLDHLGSMRDAIQAVGARRFMDPGFDHPSAAYRDLLEFVGQEVGQVMTASPNPQTPNSLLTIGLGEGVQLTLYWPRYPLEPFLKDTRSDANSNSIVARLSYGKTSFLFTGDAEPDTEQALLQKRVDLTATVLKVAHHGGRHSSTAPFLAAVNPQAAVISCGANNEYGHPNPETLERLESVRARTFRTDQHGEVKAVSDGTTVTFQTGRGPTPRPKSLEKAPSPPPPERPSAVAPPEAPRYVSLKGSEVFHREDCATLKRAKTKERKIYTRRADAVRERRAAEDCHP; this comes from the coding sequence ATGGTTCTCCCACCGCGGCTCTGTCTCCTTTTCATCCTCCTGCTGGCCTCGGTGGGGCGGGCGGCCCCCACCCCCGCGCCCCTGCCCGCGGGCAAGCCCCTCACCGTGTATTTCTTCGACGTGGGCCAGGGAGACGCCGCGCTCGTGGTCTCTCCGGCGGGAAAGACGGTCCTCATTGATAGCGGCCCTCCAGAGGCAGGACCTCAACTGGTGAGCCGACTGCGTCAGCTCGTCCACGCGCCGCTGGACCTCGTCATCCTCACCCACCCGCACCTGGACCACCTGGGAAGCATGAGGGACGCCATCCAGGCCGTGGGGGCACGGCGCTTCATGGACCCCGGGTTTGATCACCCGAGCGCCGCTTACCGGGATCTTCTCGAGTTCGTGGGCCAGGAGGTGGGCCAGGTGATGACCGCCAGCCCCAACCCCCAGACGCCCAACAGCTTGCTCACCATCGGGCTGGGGGAAGGCGTCCAGCTGACCCTCTACTGGCCCCGTTACCCCCTGGAGCCCTTCCTGAAAGACACGCGCTCCGACGCGAACTCCAACTCCATCGTGGCGCGGCTCTCCTACGGAAAGACGTCCTTCCTCTTCACCGGGGATGCGGAGCCCGACACCGAGCAGGCGCTCCTTCAGAAGCGCGTGGACCTCACCGCCACCGTGTTGAAGGTGGCGCACCATGGCGGGAGGCACTCCTCGACAGCCCCCTTCCTGGCCGCGGTGAACCCCCAGGCCGCCGTCATCTCCTGCGGCGCGAACAACGAATACGGCCACCCGAACCCAGAGACCCTGGAGCGATTGGAGAGCGTGCGCGCACGCACCTTCCGCACCGACCAGCACGGCGAGGTCAAGGCCGTCAGCGACGGCACCACCGTCACCTTCCAGACCGGGCGAGGCCCCACCCCGCGTCCGAAATCCCTTGAGAAGGCCCCCTCCCCACCTCCCCCGGAGCGCCCCAGCGCGGTGGCCCCCCCCGAGGCCCCCCGCTACGTGAGCCTCAAGGGCAGCGAAGTCTTTCACCGGGAAGATTGCGCCACCCTCAAGCGGGCGAAGACCAAGGAGCGAAAAATCTACACGCGCCGGGCCGATGCCGTCCGGGAGCGCCGGGCCGCCGAGGACTGCCATCCATGA
- the deoC gene encoding deoxyribose-phosphate aldolase: MAEADNIDPRSGKEEVPGTPSDGGGTFPRGEGPGPSVKVGTARLAPGTLRSGADLAPYIDHTLLKPEASREDLLKVAEEARKHGFATVCVNSANVALVARVLEGSKTVPIAVVGFPLGAALSSAKAFEAREAIRCGAREIDMVINLGALKSRDYALVHQDIAHVVDASRPYPVKVILETSQLTREEKIIGCVLAKAAGAAFVKTSTGFSSGGATVEDVALMREVVGDDVGVKASGGVRSAEDAMKMIQAGANRLGASASVAIVTGQTSTAKY; the protein is encoded by the coding sequence ATGGCCGAGGCTGACAACATCGACCCGCGTTCAGGCAAGGAAGAGGTTCCAGGCACTCCCTCGGACGGTGGGGGAACTTTCCCGCGAGGCGAGGGTCCAGGGCCCTCGGTGAAGGTGGGCACGGCCCGGCTTGCTCCGGGGACACTTCGCTCGGGAGCCGATCTGGCGCCCTATATCGACCACACGCTGCTCAAGCCCGAGGCCAGCCGGGAGGACCTCCTCAAGGTGGCCGAGGAGGCCCGGAAGCACGGGTTCGCGACGGTGTGCGTGAACTCGGCCAATGTGGCGCTGGTGGCGCGCGTGTTGGAGGGTTCGAAGACAGTGCCCATTGCCGTGGTGGGGTTCCCGCTGGGCGCCGCGCTGTCCAGCGCCAAGGCCTTCGAGGCACGCGAGGCCATCCGCTGTGGCGCCCGGGAAATCGACATGGTCATCAACCTGGGCGCGCTCAAGTCCCGGGACTATGCGTTGGTGCACCAGGACATCGCCCACGTGGTGGACGCCAGCCGACCGTACCCGGTGAAGGTCATCCTGGAGACGAGCCAGCTGACGCGCGAGGAGAAGATCATCGGCTGCGTGCTGGCGAAGGCCGCGGGCGCCGCCTTCGTGAAGACGTCCACCGGTTTCAGCTCCGGAGGGGCCACCGTCGAGGACGTGGCGCTCATGCGGGAGGTGGTGGGCGATGACGTGGGGGTGAAGGCCTCCGGAGGGGTGCGCTCCGCCGAGGACGCGATGAAGATGATTCAGGCCGGCGCCAACCGCCTCGGCGCATCAGCCTCCGTGGCCATCGTCACCGGGCAGACGTCCACCGCGAAGTACTGA